In Leptolyngbya sp. KIOST-1, one DNA window encodes the following:
- a CDS encoding peptidoglycan recognition family protein, protein MVRRWIWIGLGGLLVALLTLGLSPVRAAGPLQPQLTVQGLPPMPTANDTVLQPLKALQPGPTDFAVPDHLQLAQATAPRQVTALADPSNYGDRFATDINGQVLTNDFIAVLHETVGSAQSAINLFRTHHPRDQDQVSYHTLIGRDGTVYYIVPPEKRAFGAGNSIFNGPNGPETVRTNPAFPPSVNNFAYHISLETPSDGMNNRRSHSGYTQAQYASLAWLLAQTTIPDSRITTHQAVDRSGSRMDPRSFNGQSFFALLRRYPSRSGLSS, encoded by the coding sequence GTGGTTCGTCGGTGGATTTGGATTGGTTTGGGGGGGCTCCTGGTGGCATTGCTCACCCTGGGGTTGTCCCCTGTCCGAGCGGCGGGACCGCTGCAGCCGCAGTTAACAGTGCAGGGGCTTCCCCCTATGCCCACGGCCAACGACACGGTCCTACAACCGCTCAAGGCTCTGCAGCCCGGCCCAACCGATTTTGCCGTTCCCGATCATCTGCAGCTAGCCCAGGCCACCGCTCCGCGCCAGGTCACCGCCCTGGCCGATCCCTCCAACTACGGCGATCGCTTCGCCACCGACATCAATGGTCAGGTCCTGACCAACGACTTCATCGCCGTGCTGCATGAAACCGTAGGCTCGGCCCAGAGCGCGATCAACCTGTTTCGCACCCACCACCCCCGCGACCAGGATCAGGTCAGCTACCACACCCTGATTGGCCGCGACGGCACGGTGTACTACATTGTGCCGCCCGAAAAGCGGGCCTTTGGCGCAGGCAACTCGATATTCAACGGGCCCAACGGACCCGAAACCGTCCGCACCAATCCGGCCTTTCCCCCCTCGGTCAACAACTTTGCCTACCACATTTCCCTGGAAACCCCCAGCGACGGCATGAACAACCGCCGCAGCCACAGCGGCTATACCCAGGCTCAGTATGCCTCTCTGGCCTGGCTGCTGGCCCAAACCACCATCCCCGACAGCCGCATCACCACCCACCAGGCGGTCGATCGCTCCGGCAGCCGGATGGACCCCCGCAGCTTTAACGGGCAGAGCTTCTTTGCGCTG